The segment CGGCACGTCAGCGATCAAACAACCGCGGCAAAGTTGCGGGGCGACCGACAGATTGCTAAAGCAGCTGCTACGTGCCCGCGCTCGCAACGGAATCGGTCCCGTACCGTCGCTCACGATGTAAAAACCCATCTGCCCACGCGGGCACTCCGTTTCGAGGTAGGCCTCCCCTTTCGGGAGCTTGGTCGACAACTTGATCGGCGTGCCCCAGTCTCCGGTCGCCTGGCTGTACTTTTCGATTCCCTGACGGATCAGCGCGATCGCCTGGATCACTTCCAGCATCCGGACGTAGAACCGATGCCAACAGTCGCCGAGAATCGCTTCGGACGGAACCGGCGGGTAATCATGATCGCGGGGATAGCTGCCGTTCTTTTCGACGATCACCTCAAAGGCGTAGTCGGCGTAGAGCGACGTGTAGCGCGGATCGCCATCGCGACGCAGGTCATAATCGACCCCCGATCCGCGCAAAACAGGCCCCGAACAGCCATAGTCGATCGCCATCTCCGGCGTCAGCAAGCCGATCCCCGCGGTTCGCTTGATGAAGATCGCGTTGGTCGTCAGCAGCGCGTGATAGTCGAGAATGACCGGCTCAAACTGATCAAGAAACCCCGATAGTTTCTGAACCCAACCCGGCGGCAAGTCGGCCGTCGCGCCGCCGACCGTGATGTAGCTGTAAGTCAGGCGAGCGCCGCACGCGTCTTCCAGCAGATCGAGAATCTTCTCGCGTTCGCGGAACGCATACAGGAACGGGCTGAACGTGCCGAGATCGAGCCCGTACGTTCCCATGCCGACCAGGTGGCTCGCGATCCGGTTCAACTCGGCGATGATCACGCGCAGGTGACGCGCCTTTTCTGGCAGGTCGTAGTTGAGCAGCTTTTCGACGGTCAGCGCCCAGCCGAGATTCATGTTCATGCCGGCCAGATAATCCATCCGGTCGGTGTACGGAATCCATTGCCGCGGCGTCAGGTTCTCGCCGATCTTTTCGGCGCAGCGATGCAGATAGCCGATGTGTGGCGTCGCTTCCGAAACGACTTCGCCGTCGGTGCGCAGCACCAACCGCAACACGCCGTGCGTGCTGGGATGTTGCGGGCCCATGTTGACCAGCATTTCGTCCGTGCGGACATCGATCTCTACAATGCCCGATGTAGGCGCCGTCGCCATAGCCGCTTCGCTCCGCTGATGCCAACCAATTGTGTTCTGTGTCGGTACCGCAGTACCATGCCGGCCTTAGCGCCCGCGAATGCCGTGATACTCCAGCGGCATTTCGTAATCTTTTCGCAAGGGATGCCCGACCCAATCTTCCGGACACAAGATCCGCTCAAGGTTCGGATGCCCGGTAAACCAGACGCCTGACAGATCGTACGCTTCCCGCTCGTGCCAGTCGGCGGTGCTCCAGACGCCGGAAACGCTGGGAACTTCCGGTAGCATTCCCTGCACGTCATCTTTCCAGCGCGGCAGCATCACCTTCACGACGAACGTCGTCTTGTACTGAATGCTGGACAAGTGATAGACCACCTCCAGATGCGGCTCCCAGGCCGACTTGCCCCCCGGTTTCGCATTCGGATCGCAGTAGTCGACGACCGAGATGGAGTTGCAGTAGTTCAGCCGCAACTCTTCCGCGTCGCGCAGATAGCGGCAGACCTCGACCAAACTGCTGGGACTCACTTCCACCCACGGATCAATCGCCGCCGGCTCGACATGCGTCAGCTGATCGCCGAATCGCTTTTGCAGCCGCTCGATCGTTTGTTTTCCGCTCATTTCCGTTCGCTCGTCTTCCTGTCGTCTTTATGTTCGTATCTGGGCAGCTATCGCGACTGGGCCGCTTGTTGCCGCCGGGCCGTAGTGGAGCGAACCGCAGATTCAGGCCCGGCTCGCGTCGCTTCGGTGATAGCCCGCACCCAATCGAGATCACCCCGCTTCCACACGTAGGCGAACCCCATTAACAGGACGGCGAAGAAAACGCCGATGTCGGCCAAACAGGTCCACAAAAGCGAGCGGGCGCCATCGCGCACCGTATTGGTCGAAACGGTCCCGGCGGCGACTTCGTCATTCAGCGATTCGGGCAAACCGAACTCGCGATGCAAACCGATGACCGCCGGCGCGAGGGTCACTCCATTCTCCACGCTCTCGTTGACCACCGGAGCGCTCGGATCGGACAGCTGCGCCGACTTCCCAAAGACAACCGCCCAAGGAAAGAAGAACGCGACTTCGACGTCGAAGATGATGAACAGCAGCGCGACCACATAAAAACGAAGGTCGAACTGAACGAAGCTCGAGCCGATGGTCGGTTCGCCGCACTCGTAGATTTCCTGCTTTTCCTCGCTCGGATTGTTGGGGCGCAAAAACATCCCCAACACGATATTGAAGAGGACGAACCCCATACCGACGCCGCCAAACAACAGCAGGTAGCCGACGATCGTCGTAGAAAGTGTCATTAGGAGTCCAGCGAGGGCGAATTAAACTTGCTTCGCCCGGGGCGTCGATCACCGCGACAAGATCGCCGCAAAGATCGCTACCAGCGGGAGAAGCAATTCAACCCGGATTGTAGAACTACCGGGATTCAATGCAACTAGCCGGCGCTGACGGGTCGCGAATTTCCCGCGGCAGAATGGCGGCCTTCGCCTAGTTCTCGACGACGCAATC is part of the Blastopirellula sediminis genome and harbors:
- a CDS encoding NADH-quinone oxidoreductase subunit C — encoded protein: MSGKQTIERLQKRFGDQLTHVEPAAIDPWVEVSPSSLVEVCRYLRDAEELRLNYCNSISVVDYCDPNAKPGGKSAWEPHLEVVYHLSSIQYKTTFVVKVMLPRWKDDVQGMLPEVPSVSGVWSTADWHEREAYDLSGVWFTGHPNLERILCPEDWVGHPLRKDYEMPLEYHGIRGR
- a CDS encoding NADH-quinone oxidoreductase subunit D, with amino-acid sequence MATAPTSGIVEIDVRTDEMLVNMGPQHPSTHGVLRLVLRTDGEVVSEATPHIGYLHRCAEKIGENLTPRQWIPYTDRMDYLAGMNMNLGWALTVEKLLNYDLPEKARHLRVIIAELNRIASHLVGMGTYGLDLGTFSPFLYAFREREKILDLLEDACGARLTYSYITVGGATADLPPGWVQKLSGFLDQFEPVILDYHALLTTNAIFIKRTAGIGLLTPEMAIDYGCSGPVLRGSGVDYDLRRDGDPRYTSLYADYAFEVIVEKNGSYPRDHDYPPVPSEAILGDCWHRFYVRMLEVIQAIALIRQGIEKYSQATGDWGTPIKLSTKLPKGEAYLETECPRGQMGFYIVSDGTGPIPLRARARSSCFSNLSVAPQLCRGCLIADVPAIVGSLDIVMGEIDR
- a CDS encoding NADH-quinone oxidoreductase subunit A, which produces MTLSTTIVGYLLLFGGVGMGFVLFNIVLGMFLRPNNPSEEKQEIYECGEPTIGSSFVQFDLRFYVVALLFIIFDVEVAFFFPWAVVFGKSAQLSDPSAPVVNESVENGVTLAPAVIGLHREFGLPESLNDEVAAGTVSTNTVRDGARSLLWTCLADIGVFFAVLLMGFAYVWKRGDLDWVRAITEATRAGPESAVRSTTARRQQAAQSR